GGAGCCCACCGCGTCGTGTTGAAGTTGTTGGTCGAAAGCTTTGAACACATCCCACCCGGCAATGTGCAATTTTCCGATTCCATGATGGACGCCGTGATCGTGGTGATGGGCAATTCGATGGCCAGCGGTGTGCGTGTGGCTGGCCCCGTGATCGCCGCGTTGCTGCTGGCGAACCTGGTGACCGGTTTGATCAGCCGCACCTTGCCGCAAATCAACGTCCTGGCGATTGGGTTGTCGATCAACGCGTTGGCGATGTTGGTGGTGACGGCGCTGACAATCGGCTCGGTGGCGTGGCTTTTTCAAGAAGACCTGACCGCCAACGTCGAACGCTTGTCCTCCTTGTGGACGACCAACGATGTCTGACGCAGGTGGAGATAAGAAGCACTCAGCGTCAGAACGCAAACGGCGTCAGGCGAGAGAAAAGGGGCAAGTCGCGAAGAGCCAAGACTTGACCTCCGCCACGTTGCTCTTGGCCGCCATCGGTGCGTTGTACGTGATCGGTGGCAACACCGCGGCCTACCTGGCCGGTGGGATCGAAAACGCACTGGGGCAAACGCGTTCGGCTCCCATGACCACGCAAGACGCCACGCAGTACATGCTGCAACTGGCACAGCGATTGGCGATGGCCGCAATTCCGTTGATGGGATTGATGTTCGTCGGCGGCGTGTTGATCAATCTCTTTCAAACGGGACTGTTGTTTTCCACCGATCGGTTGGTACCGAAGCTGAGCAACATCAGTCCGTTGTCCGGTGCCAAACGCATTTTGTCGTTGCAGGGCGTGATGCGTTTGACGTTTGGGATTTTCAAGGTTGGCATCATTGCGGGAATCGCATTTTTAGCACTGCGAGCTCACCACGAAAGCGTCGTCACGATGGCGTCGCTTTCAGTCCCGCAATTGGCCAAGTCGATGTTCGACACGTTGTTCGGCGTGTCGTTATGGATCGGCTGCGGTTTGTTTGTTTTGGCTTTGCTGGAATACGTCTATCAGTGGTGGAAGACCGAACAAGACTTGATGATGACGGACCAAGAAGTTCGCGACGAATTGAAAGACACCGAAGCGGACCCGCAAGTTGCCGCTCGCCGCCGGCAAGTCGCACGTCAACTCGCGATGGGGCAATTGGCAACGGAAGTCCCCAAGGCCGATGTGGTGGCAAGCAATCCAACGGAGCTGGCCATCGCAATCAAATACGATCCGCTGACGATGCCCGCTCCGATTGTGGTGGCCAAGGGAGCCGGAATGATCGCTCAACGCATCCGTCGACTGGCGTTGGAAAACGGAATTCCTGTGGTGGAACGCAAGGAGCTCGCTCAGGCGTTGTACAAGTTGGTCGAAGTCGGCGATGAAGTGCCCGCGGAACAGTATCAAGCCGTCGCTGAGATTCTGCGTTACGTCTATCAGATGCAGGGCAAGAAG
This genomic stretch from Rhodopirellula halodulae harbors:
- a CDS encoding EscU/YscU/HrcU family type III secretion system export apparatus switch protein, producing the protein MSDAGGDKKHSASERKRRQAREKGQVAKSQDLTSATLLLAAIGALYVIGGNTAAYLAGGIENALGQTRSAPMTTQDATQYMLQLAQRLAMAAIPLMGLMFVGGVLINLFQTGLLFSTDRLVPKLSNISPLSGAKRILSLQGVMRLTFGIFKVGIIAGIAFLALRAHHESVVTMASLSVPQLAKSMFDTLFGVSLWIGCGLFVLALLEYVYQWWKTEQDLMMTDQEVRDELKDTEADPQVAARRRQVARQLAMGQLATEVPKADVVASNPTELAIAIKYDPLTMPAPIVVAKGAGMIAQRIRRLALENGIPVVERKELAQALYKLVEVGDEVPAEQYQAVAEILRYVYQMQGKKIPQATAA